In the Daphnia pulicaria isolate SC F1-1A chromosome 2, SC_F0-13Bv2, whole genome shotgun sequence genome, one interval contains:
- the LOC124326545 gene encoding uncharacterized protein LOC124326545, whose protein sequence is MKYGITIVCCLLFLMAISANGQRHTKFSIRTELSTFTRTILTTTVCVILAVDPLPVCRRRRQLWMEQEPEFFWIPEEQFFIQPTHIFQVEPTELPSPWFRDDNDQQDFPFDANVPFNMAHHDIQPSLLTSMSEHQRKIPFKSSNNRIKNPFNPNGKFGHKKSRVTVTFTKPTTEIEMTTKTHSLGVSGCTISPFPYDVCV, encoded by the exons CTGATGGCCATCTCCGCAAATGGACAAAGACATACG AAATTCAGTATTCGGACCGAACTGTCAACTTTTACACGGACAATACTGACGACCACGGTCTGCGTTATTTTGGCCGTCGATCCCTTGCCCGTCTGTCGTAGGCGTCGCCAGTTATGGATGGAACAAGAGcctgaatttttttggatACCGGAAGAGCAATTCTTCATCCAGCCAACCCACATTTTCCA GGTGGAGCCGACGGAACTTCCGTCGCCATGGTTCAGGGACGACAACGATCAGCAAGATTTCCCGTTTGATGCCAATGTCCCCTTCAATATGGCCCATCACGACATTCAGCCTTCGTTGCTGACTTCTATGAGCGAACACCAAAGGAAAATTCCGTTCAAATCGTCCAACAACCGAATCAAAAATCCTTTCAACCCAAACGGCAAATTTGGACACAAGAAAAGTCGAGTCACAGTCACCTTTACCAAACCGACGACCGAGATTGAAATGACGACCAAAACCCACAGTCTAGGCGTTTCCGGTTGCACGATATCACCGTTTCCTTACGACGTTTGCGTCTGA